ATGCAATATTGAATGTCTAGTTTTTCTTTGAAGTATTGAATATGGTGCAATAATGCCTCTTGTGTGAGAATGACGTCAATTGCCTTTTGATTATGTTGAGAGATTGCAATTGATCATTCACATGCTGTAATTGTGAGTTTGAGCCATTGTTGTTCAAATGTGCTTGATATTGGTCTTTGCAGCTTTAATGCTTTTTGCTGGTTGGGTATTTTGCAAATGTCATGTTGGTTGTGATCTTGTTCTTTTGTTTGTGTTGTGTGCTCATAATGTTCGTACCCCCCAAGTTTACACCTTCCAAGGATACAAGTTATGCCACTTGAGTTTCTTCCTTTGTCTTTTAtgacaaaatgaggagaatgtGGTTTATTGGAACACTTGTTAGGGAGAGGTTGCTTATGTTAAGGGGGAGTTAACATTAGAGCCGGGTTCCTTTTGTGATATCTTTCATATCTCTTGTATTCTTTGACATATTTTATGAGATACTTTGGCACTAAATGTTTCATAACACATGCTTGTTTATCTGTCAttctttgtttaattattttaacatgtgtcattgttattgttgtttcattctctTTCCTCTTGTCCTATCAATTGAGTTATTGATATGGGGAGAATGTGTTCCTTTTATATTCCTTTGTCcattgtgacaaaaagggggcaAAGTTGTTAGTTTTGAGGGGGAGACTTGGTGGTTATGGGATTAAATAAATGTTATCCATGTTTGGTGTGATTATTCATTGTTATTCTCCATATGTTTAATGAGTTTGTTTAGTGTTTAGAGATAACAGGTACAATGCACATCTTCGATCAACCTTAGTCGAGTAGTGGTTTGTTAGGCTTGGGTGGGATTATAAAATGTTGTTATTTACTTGTAATTGTTGTTGTCTTTGATGTGTATTAGTTTTGTCATCGAATGGCCAAaggggagattgttaggttttagaaaTTGGCCTTATTCAATGTGCAAAACTTGGTGTGTTCTTTGTGTTTAGTTGGTTTTGTATCTTGTAAAGTTTTAAAACCTTGTATAGGGTTTGTCATTGAATGGTCAAAGGGGAGATTATTAGGTTTATGTTGGCCTTATTCAATAATATTTCTTGTTCGTTTGTGTTGCTTAAAACTTTGGAAgttgtttttaggtttttaagGGTTCTTGGAGTGTTTCCTGTTTTCCCGTCAGAACGCGACAAGTAACAAGGAGTTACTGGTTTCTCGTCAGGACGAGGATATAACAAGAGTAGAAGATGGAGTCTCTGGTTTCTCGTCAAGAATGGTGTCAGGACAAGGATGTGATGGCAGCAAATTTTGGACTCCCTGGTTTCTCGTCAGGAACTATGTCAAGACGAGGATGTGACGGGAGCAAAAGTTAAACTCCCTGGTTTCTCATCAGCAAGCTTGTCAAAATAGGACAAGTGACGAGAGAAAAAATGAAGCCACTATTTTCTTGTCAAGAACCCcgtcaggacgggacatgtaacgggaccaAAGTTGGACTCTCTGATTTCCCATTAGCTGGTGCGTTAAGACGGGACATGTGACGAAGaggagacatttgttcttcctgTCATAATGGAACTCCTTTTTCGTTAGAACATGGAATTCTCAAATCTACGAATTTGTTCATTCTGTCATAACAGGAAAGTGTCCCATTAGGACGTGACGAAGAAAAGGGGTCTCTCCTATAAATAGTCTTCCTGTCATTATTCTTTGCagactttgaaaatttattttgtgagCTCTCTTCACTGAAGTCTCAATATTTCTCCACGAGTGTTGTGTCTCACTGGGGTTGTTTTTCAAGAGGGAACGTGTTAAAGCTTGGAGCTGCCCTTTACTTTTGATTGGTGTTGCCTTGTTCGTTTGTCTATGTAAAGATTGCCGCTTTGGAtgcttgaagaaagaagtctaTCGAAGGGTCACTAAGGTTATGCACTACTTGAAGATGGACACGATGGAGACAAGTtgggaagcttgttgttcttactaagtttagaGGTCCTCATGGTTGTGAGTATCGTCCATTCTGTAACTTTGAATCTTCATTTAGTggtttcctgggtttggctgccccggagtggTTTTTAGCTTAAGGTgctcaagggttttccacttcgtaaacaaatcttgtgttgtgaTTGTGTTGTACTTTTTGTTTCCAATGTGCATCTTTCATGTTTGTTGAAATGGCTCAGTTGCTTACTTTCGAATATTTGGTTGTTAGAGCTAGAACACGATCcttataaactttcaattggtatcagagcaagtTCGCTcagacagtctgtgccaaccgaagatggattatacttatttcttaataatggtattttcttgactactcgagcaACACAAGTCTTatcatgcataaaatgaatttcctttgttaaaatatgattgaccattattATGCAGTTAGTGTCGAAGTCAACCCCCTATTCTTTTCCCCATTGTAATTTatcttacttttacttttatacatttagttttaaaacaaatataaacaatctTCTTTGAATTAAGTTATTCTCAAACTTAACAAGCTTAATAACAACACCAACACAGTCATTGAGGTTCAACATCCTCTATATAGTCCTATCCTATAAGAATTCATTCTATTGTgagtaataattttattattgataatttttgcgCAACGAAAAGACCACATCAGCTATGTTGACTATATTGTTGCTAAATGACTATATTCTTGCTAAAGACTATAAATAAGGTCTCACAATTATAATTTGAAGCATTCATTGTTCTCATACTTTCATTTTTATCTAAGCCTTTCGAAATCAATTCATACAAGGGTTACAGTGAGAGGTATTACTGTGAGAGCTTCATTTGTATATCCCTCTAGAAAATGAGAGTTGTTGTGAGAGAAATCTCAAATCctatcaacaatcaatcttttttatttatttatttatgtctATTCAATAATGTGACAAGGGTTACATgggaacaaacaaacaaagcggGGTGGGTTCCCCAACAACAAGACCCAAATGGAAAAGACAATACTAAggaaaacacaaatacaaacaGTAACAGTAGGCAATGGTTTCAAAAGGGTTCCTGGGCCTCTCTAAGGGCCGCACGAAATCTTATACTGGTGCAAAAGGACTCGGCTAGGAGCCCCAAGCAGTACGTGCAACAACCGCAGTCAAGAAGTTGTTGCAAGGGAAGTATTGCCGAAAACTAACCAGGACAGTTGGCGAGGAACAAACGCCGGCTACAAAAGTCTCCGCTAAATGAAACAACCACAATTGAGAAGGGAGATGGTAACCCACAAAAAACAATGAGAGGagcaaaacaccaaaaaacagCAGTAGCGGCTGAGGAGGGCGGTGGAGCTGCAAGTCCGAGAGGCTAGGCGCTGTGATGGGGACTCCACGCACCAGCGAGTGGAATGTGGAGCGGGAAGGGGGGCGGAGATCAGTGTGGCGGCGACGGGCAACTAGCCAGTGGTGGTCACTGTGCTGTAGTGGTGTTGTTTGGAGGAAACAAAGACGGCAATAGTGGAGataacaaaaaaaccaaacggAGAAACAAGAACGAAAACAAGAGGGAAAGGGAGGAGGGAGGGGAAAAGATCCATGCCTCCTCCCTTAAAAAAACCACTGGAGGTAGAAGAAAAGCCTCACAAAAGAGGTGGAAATGCCTTACTCTTTTTTAGAAAGGAGGAGAGTCTCTCTCTAAAAGAGAGTTAAAAAAACATAGCAATCAATCTTATTAAGAGGGTTGGTGTGACCCTTGTAAGTGAGAAGGAGATCTTCTACCTTGGAAGGAAGAATGGTGTGCTCTTGCTCTGTAAAGGTTTAAACTCCACACACAAGGAGTTTGGGAAGAGTGGTGTGCTCTTCCTTTGTAAAGGTTTGAACTTCACCTCAAAGGAATTTGGGTAATAGTGGATTGAACTCTCAAGTGGTGTGCTTGGAGAGTGGACGTTTGCCAGGAATTTCCTAACCACTATAACTCGCTGAGTTTGAATCTTCCTCTCTCTATTATTGCGCTTATACttatttttcatctttattATATTACATCTTGAATTACATTAAGTTCTTTACTTggcttaatttttaattaatcaaaaagTTCACCCCCTTCTAGGATTGATTCCCTGGGCAACAAATTTGATggtataaaattaattttatagttcTAGGATGACAATTCAGTACCGAAAActcaattctttttaaaaaaataatttcaattgagaacattttacattaaaaaagaagaagaaaacattggACTTTGGGCACGTGGAAGCAGCATCCTAACACAAATCTCCACAAGAGATAAGGATCTCTTGCAGGGCTCGGGCTCAATTACCTTGGGCACCATATAACAGCTGAAGCCCAGCTTAAGACAACTTATTTTCACTTCACAACCCGTGTAAAGGAAGAGCATCATCCACAATCGCTATTATAGTAGATAGCTTGTTAACAGGGATCGCTGTAGTTCACATTTGTCATACATTTACTCGTGAGGCACGCGCAATTGTGTCCACAACTACTAGTATATCCACTCCATTAGCAACAATTTTCCCTCTACTGCTACAAAATTAAGCATACCTACTGCAAAATGTTTTCATCACAGCCTccgtttctttttcatttctggGTAAAGTTCACTAAGATTGATTTATGAAATGGTACAGGGGAAGTATAgggaaagaggaaaaagaaagagaaaacaaaaaagtggaTATTCTAAATGTTAAATTGCCAAAAATATACTGCTCCCTGTTCTTGAACAGAGATAATAAATTAAGCAGCAACTTGTTGCTCCTTGGTGGCAAGCTGATCCTGGATGTATTGAGGGACAACATCAAACTTGGCTAATTGCATGGTGTAGGATGCACGACCTTTTGTCATGCCTCGGAGTGTGCTAACATATTGGAACATCTCTGCCAGAGGGACCAGCGAATCAACTACCTGCAATCATTCCGAAACCACCAGTGAGAAGGATGTCAGGATCCCAAAAGAACAACGAACAAGTTGGTGTATGATCAAGTGCCAATCAGCTTTCTATTTcttggtttaaattttaaaacattcatttaaaattaaaggaCATATCATGATGATCATTCCTCAAACATGGTAATTGTCAAGACATGAATGCAATGAGCATCCAAAAATTTACATGCGTGGCATGCAGTCACAAAATGCAGCCAGGCTTGAATGAAAGGTATTATGCAATTTGTGAGAGGTCATAAGGCATACCTTGAGACCACCAGGTTTGTCACTAAAGCTGTTGATCTGACCTCTCCTTGAGTTTAGATCGCCAATCACATCCCCTAAATGTTCTTCAGGCGTGACAACTTCAACTTTCATTATAGGTTCAAGCATCTTTGGGGCAGCCTTCCTCACCCCTTCACGGAAAGCTCCTCTGGCCGCCAGCTGGAATGCCAGGACACTTGAATCAACATCATGGTAAGAACCATCTACTAGCACAGCACGTACATCAACAACAGGAAAGCCTGCAAGCACACCATTACTCATACACTCCTCCAATCCTTTCATCACTCCCGGAATGTATTCTCTGGGCACTGCACCTCCCTTGATTTCACTCTTGAATTCATATCCACTACCTGATTCCATAGGTTCAAACCTTACAGTTATGTCAGCAAACTGCCCTTGTCCACCGGACTGTTTCTTGTGAACATACTTCACTTCAGAGACTCTAGAAATGCTTTCTCGGTAGTTTACTTGGGGAGCACCAACGTTAGCTTCCACCTATGTGCAACAAGCAACCGAGTTAGGAAAAAATGAATTAACAATACAACCAAGAATTTTGTTCTTTGCatattctaaaacaaaaattaatattatctcTAATGTCAAAGCTGCCAAAGAAAAAGGGTACTGATCACATCAAGTAGCTTGGTAGAGGTTGCTGATAAAGAAAAAGTGTTTGCTGATCACACAATTGATCAGACTATGGATATTAACTTGCATTCTTCCGTTGCTCCCTCACTCCTTCCCTATCCTCTAATGGCAATGCATAACAATCCAAACAATCTAAACTTGACAAACTGGTttataacaaatgaaaaagtaaCATAATGCGATACCCtagattggattggattggattgtgaAGGCATTGTGTAGGCGTGTGCTAAGTCCTACATAGCTTGTGTACTAAATGGCTTATAGAAGTGATCATGGAAAACCCCCAAAagtgactagtctttttggcgTATGCATGTATGTGAGTACCACATCTTCAGCAGTGACACATAATGCATAGGTATGCATGCATACCGTTATACACACAACTATTTGTTTAAGCATATACACCATATGGGTGTTTGCGCATGTGCATGTTGGGTAAAGTAATATCCCCACCAAAACACCTTAAGTGGTGTACATGACAAAATTTTGAGCCTGAGTATAAATAACAtatgaaattgaaaatcaaatgcATGGGAGTCCCAGATATAAACCTTATACTCCCTCTTGAGCCGATCCACAATGATCTCAAGGTGCAATTCCCCCATTCCTTCAATTACGGTCTGGTTGATCTCTTCATCCCTTGAGAAGTGGAAAGAAGGGTCTTCTTGAGCAAGTTTGATCAACCCAGTTGCCATCTTATCAACATCAGCTTTAGTTTTAGGTTCAATCGCAACCTTAATCACAGGATCAGGGAAGTCCATCCGTTCAAGCACAATGGGGTTCTCAGGATCACACAATGTTTCACCTGTAATGGTGTCTTTTAGACCAGCAAGAGCAATTATGTCACCCGTTAAAGCTACCTTAACGTCCTCTCTACTGTTTGCATGCATTTCTAGAAGTCTACCaatcctctctttttttcctttgttcgCATTTAGTACATAGGACCCCGCTGTCAGCCTCCCCGCATACACTCTCACAAATGTAAGGGATCCCACAAATGAATCGCTCATGATCTTGAAAGCAAGTCCGGAAAATGGTTCATCATCACTTGGAGGCCTTTCAATTGTCACTTCTGGGTTTTCTGGGTCAGTCCCCTTCATTGGTGGCACGTCAAGTGGAGAAGGCAAATAATCAACCACAGCATCAAGCAATGGTTGAACTCCCTTATTTTTAAAAGCTGAGCCacataaaactgggacaaaacTGCTCGAGATGGTTCCTTTCCTTACTAATTTCTTAATGGTTTCCTCATCAGGCTCAACTCCTTCTAGGTAGTTCTCCATAGCTTGATCATCTAAATCAACTATGGTTTCTATCATCTGTGACCGATACTCTTGTGCCAGCTCCTGAAGATCTGCTGGAATATCCTCATACACAAACTTAGCACCCAACTCTTCTCCTGACCAAATTATAGCTTTCATCTTCACAAGATCAACAACTCCCCGAAAATTATCTTCAGAACCCACTGGTATTTGAATCACCAGAGGTTTAGCACCCAAATTTGTCACTATCATGTCTCTTGTCCGGAAAAAGTTTGCTCCAAGACGATCCATCTTATTGACAAAGCATATTCTTGGTACCCCATATTTATCAGCTTGCCTCCACACAGTTTCAGATTGTGGTTCCACACCAGCAACACTATCAAACAAGCATATAGCGCCATCCAATACCCTTAGAGCCCGCTCCACTTCAAGGGTGAAGTCGACATGTCCAGGAGTATCAATAATGTTAATCCGGTGTTTGTTCCAAAATGTGGTAGTTGCAGCAGATGTTATGGTAATCCCTCTTTCTTGTTCTTGCTCCATCCAATCCATTGTAGCTGTCCCTTCATGTACCTCCCCTATTTTATAGTTTCTTCCCGTATAGTAAAGAACCCGTTCGGTAGTAGTAGTTTTTCCTGCATCAATGTGAGCCATAATTCCAATATTGCGATAATCCTTCAATGGTACTGTACGCTTTGACTCtggaaaaaagacaaaagaaatccaTCTTTGCTATGTTAGCTTACACACAGAAACTTGGACAAAGTATAAACAGCATTCTAATTTatgtaaatacaaaaaaaattagcatgCCAAATCTAATTTTGATGTCTTCATCCTATGGATACCTGAATATTCTGATGATGAGCTGAAGGAAATTTTGCTTTTGCGAGGGTAGGCCATAATACAATCAATGAAACAAGCAAGGATGCTTATCAAAGCTTTTGGCAAGCATACAAGGTCATTCAGAgaacttttaagataaatattgTCATAATATTCTTATTCATGGGACCCTTTAGACACCCTAGGAGgataaaagaattatattcTGTTCATGTGTAGCAATTTGAAGAAGCTAAATGGTCCTATTCCAGTGACATGTGTAGCAATTAGAGGCTAAATATCAGAATTTTTGAGAGTGAAATCATTTGAAATACATTCCAAAAGATCAATTTCTTTGCCTTACAAATGCTTTGGACACAAATGGATTTATTTATCTCCACATAACATCCTAATACTTTAAGAAACCTAATTAAACCACGATGTATTAGGACCACTTTGCCAAACTAATATTGGAAATTGACAGTAACTTGGAAGCAACTATAAAATACataaagaaatcaaacaaataatttaactCACATTTGGAAATTCAAATTACATAGGTTCATCAAAAATTTGCACGTTAAAGAGAGGACTGAgtagaacaacaacaacaacaaaaagaaaacttcttccttaaatcaaaattcaatttgaTTCATTTCAAGCAGGAAGCAAATGAAGCCGAACATAAATGAAAGTCTACAAGTAATTCAATAAATGTATTGCCaataaatttcacaaaattgccaaaaaaaatttaaaatttggataAAAGGGCACACgaatataattttaaagaatcaaaCTTCAACCACTAAACCAGTAATAGAAACCAAGTCCAAGAGAGGCAGAGACAGACCGTCAGAGGCCATGGCGAAGACAGAGAATTTTCCTCTGCTCTGAGAAGTGGAGCGCTTGGAAGATACTGAGTTGAGGCGCACAGAGCCAAGGAActcggaagaagaagaagaagcgagTGGTCGTCGAGGACGAAGACCCAGAAAGCGAGCTGGGGAGAGAGGGATGGCAGGCCTTCTCTGAGACCCATTGATACTGAAATTGCACAATGACGAAGCTGACACTCTCACTGTCTCTGCCGCCATTTTGTTCTGTGTGAGTGAGAATATGCGAGCGTTTCTTTTCCTGTTTttaggctctctctctctctctaacactTCCCCTGGTGGGTTTGAGGATAAAATAAAACTTAGAGGTGCCTGTGAGTTTGGCTTGGCTTTCGTTTTCGGTCATTCTGAGCCGGAagataattttgtatttcattttcattttttatttatttgtaggttaaaaaagaaaaaagaaaaaaaaaaaaaatagaattccAACAGGGGCATGAGTCACCTCACCAAAGGAATGGGATAGGCATTTTTCCTGAGGCCCTGCGCCACATCTCATACATGCGGGTATGAAATTCTGAGGCATGTGGCATCTTTGGAGCCATTGTTATTTAAGACCCACATAAccatttgaaattttcttttcttcctatattcagaaattacaaatttttcGGTCAAGAATATTGATACAATTTTCGGTATGGTGCAAACACTTTCTTCTAGGCAGCTTGATCTTCACTCTTAATCCTTTGCACTTCCCAATACTTCTGCAAAACAATGAACTATCAAGAGAATTCACCGGGGTGTTCCAACAGATCTtcctccgatgcttaaattAGTTCATTTGATTCAAATGTATGCCTAATGTCAATTATTCAGTTTAGGATTTATACCTGGTGtaagggcctatttataggctaggTTGTTGAGCCAAACATGATGTCTTAGCCAAGAATCAGAGATTTGATATGGAGAGTGATATTTGCGTGATAGAGCCTTTAATGTAATCTCATCCTTATTTTGAGAAGATATCGGATCCGCATCTCCGCTTATTATGGTGTTTCTCGCAAATCAAAGGATATAGATCCTATGGTATCTTTCCACGAATACTTTAGTTGGAGAGGACGAGTGCACCCTTCTTGGGACATCATTGTCCAGGGCAATTTGGCATACAAAACCGTTTCGGGTTCTGGGAGGATTCTGTTCCCGGGATGCTTCCAACTTGTGTACCTATTACCTTCTTCTGAACCCGACTGTCGAACTGCTTCAAGTGAAACAATCAACCCTGGTATCGGAATTCCTCGTTGGCCTTCATCTATCTGAGTTAGATCTGATAAACACCCATGCCTTGACATGGGCCCACGGGCCTGAGTTGGGTGAAATATTCCTAACAATTACCCTTCAATTCCCTTATCTGAGGTACTAGGTATTGTAATCAATGCATATGCTTGTGAAagtaaacttcaaaaaattttctttttacgtaGCGAAATAAACACAATCCCCAGGACCTTTTACCATCAAGATAAATATCTTTAGATCTAAGGCAAACATATAATTACTTACATGTAGATTCGGCCTTTCCTAGGCATGAGGTCGTAGAAGTATCCGTAGATTCTTCTATCGGTGTTGGACTAAGTAATTGAGGTTCCAATATGCTTGCGAACTTCAAGTATTCATCCATACACATCTCGCCTTCTTTgtgttcttcgtgttcttctTGAACTTTAAGAACATCTTTATGTTCTTCATCATATTCATGAAGAATTTCTTGAACACTTGATTGTAGATCATGATACCGGATTGAAATGGAGAAAGAAACAACTACACAAACTCACACTCAAATGAAAGATAGAAGTTCACCACCCAAGAGATAACACCAAAGGGATATAGAATATCATCacccaaaggattaaaacaagGGTTCCAGAACTTAAGAAACTCACCACTCTAAGGATTACACCAAAAAGAGACAGAGTTACAAGGAGAACTCTCCTCTTACAAGCCAAAGCCtgatttttaacacaaaaatcTTATCTGCTCTATACTTGCTAACACAATTATTTATAGAAGCTTAGAACAACCCTCTAAACATAGGAGATAGCATCTACTGAAATTGAGCATGAAATTAAGGCTGAAAACAAGCCTCAATTCGTGGGAAAGTAGTCAAGGGGACAAAACAGCCACCTTAAGTCAAGGAGTGGAAAACAAGATCTTGAAATTCAGGAACCACCCCACAAGAAACGGTCATAACTCCATGTGCATAACTCCAAATGGCTTGAAACTTGTTTCGTTGTAAAGATGTGTTGGGATTATGTCCTAAATCCcaatgagtatatatatgtgttaaCATTCAAATGTTTATAATGAATATAGATGTTACATTCACTGATCAAAATGAAAAGAGCTTAtagcatataaaatgtcttttacatgctgATATATGCTAAATATAGCATATTTAAAccctttaatttacttttgttcttcctttagctgtgttattatttgatattcTGGGCTAGTTTTGTGTCTTTAGCGTTTTATAGGTTGCTATGGGAAAACTACGGGATTTATATGAAAATTGCACACTATGGAGAAGCAACCAACGGACCGATGATCGAACGCAAGATACTATGATCGAGCACACTGCAATCAAACCCAGCgccctacgatcgagcgcagatgtACCCACTCCAAAGCTCATCGCACGCGCATGTGTACGCCGCATAGGAGAATTgatgctcgagtgcactcgagcgcactaaGTGTGCAATCAAGCGCACCTGTCCGATCTGGCAGTGAGTTTTATCCaaattcaacttgtaaaaccctagttttaggtCCATAAATAGATCATTATCATATTAGTTTAGGGAGGCTACAAATTTTGAGATTTCAaatgagaaagaagagagttttagggtttcctaacttttggatctcaactttgtgattccatATTTGTAGGTACGCAATTTtccattatgaattcaattaatcttgttttgtctttcaataacatgagaggctaaacttCAACTAAGGTTAAAGATGAAGCCTTACTTATGATTAGCACATCATTCCATGTATGTAATGTTTctcaatttaatgatttaattgccctattgttttactttaacgcaattggattgaataattattggatatcttttgtgattcaaggatacacttggtgatttaaaattattcaatacaattgattgcttgattttctttgttaaaaattggatttcccctatGATTTATTCTCTAGATACAATTGATACTTcgataaaaattggatattttcttgtgatttatggatacaattattgatttaattatttattggatttcttttgtgctTTGGGTTATGTATGGATACATGGgatttttgattaattctttgatgcAATAGTAAATTGCTTATgcctttgatttttcattcaaacaataatctttcaaaatttggaactaggctagggttcaattaatttagatttaaaattgctttcaagaacacaattcc
This genomic interval from Corylus avellana chromosome ca3, CavTom2PMs-1.0 contains the following:
- the LOC132174856 gene encoding elongation factor G-2, chloroplastic is translated as MAAETVRVSASSLCNFSINGSQRRPAIPLSPARFLGLRPRRPLASSSSSEFLGSVRLNSVSSKRSTSQSRGKFSVFAMASDESKRTVPLKDYRNIGIMAHIDAGKTTTTERVLYYTGRNYKIGEVHEGTATMDWMEQEQERGITITSAATTTFWNKHRINIIDTPGHVDFTLEVERALRVLDGAICLFDSVAGVEPQSETVWRQADKYGVPRICFVNKMDRLGANFFRTRDMIVTNLGAKPLVIQIPVGSEDNFRGVVDLVKMKAIIWSGEELGAKFVYEDIPADLQELAQEYRSQMIETIVDLDDQAMENYLEGVEPDEETIKKLVRKGTISSSFVPVLCGSAFKNKGVQPLLDAVVDYLPSPLDVPPMKGTDPENPEVTIERPPSDDEPFSGLAFKIMSDSFVGSLTFVRVYAGRLTAGSYVLNANKGKKERIGRLLEMHANSREDVKVALTGDIIALAGLKDTITGETLCDPENPIVLERMDFPDPVIKVAIEPKTKADVDKMATGLIKLAQEDPSFHFSRDEEINQTVIEGMGELHLEIIVDRLKREYKVEANVGAPQVNYRESISRVSEVKYVHKKQSGGQGQFADITVRFEPMESGSGYEFKSEIKGGAVPREYIPGVMKGLEECMSNGVLAGFPVVDVRAVLVDGSYHDVDSSVLAFQLAARGAFREGVRKAAPKMLEPIMKVEVVTPEEHLGDVIGDLNSRRGQINSFSDKPGGLKVVDSLVPLAEMFQYVSTLRGMTKGRASYTMQLAKFDVVPQYIQDQLATKEQQVAA